The sequence below is a genomic window from Acropora palmata chromosome 5, jaAcrPala1.3, whole genome shotgun sequence.
AAGTAAACAACAGTGACCAATGAAACGGAACGTTTTTAGCTTCTGACAATTCATTGTCCAGAGCTTGCGGCAACTAGCCAATCATCCGACACGATACAATTTGTGAAAAAGATAAGGAAGAAACGGGTTTGAATTCAGctattgttctttttattaCAAAAGCGTAAGTTCTTCCACATTTTCCCTACTTTTTCTTTATACTTCAAACATAGTAAGCAAAAATTTATCTCAAATACTTATGCATCCACAAACTGTATCAGTTTGCTGTCCGAGATTAGTGCAGACCACTGAGCCAATATCTATAGGAACGGCTTTAGTCCGCTTCACCGCAGATAATGACGTTAATCATGTAAAACCctatttgttattattagcaACCGCAAACATATCTTACAATACATGGTTGCATGGAGTTTAAAAATCACCTATTTCGCAGTTAGCGGTGAGGTTGTCAATTGGTTAGGTGAAGAAATTAGTGAGCAAGTAATCCCAGGTTCGAGTCTTGTGTCCAAACATTCGGGTAGTCTAGATCTTTTCCAACGAAAAGTGCATTTCCCATCATCCCTATCAAGCTCGCAGTTCCctaaattaacaataatagttaATACAGggcaaattaagaattaacgATGATCATTAATTCAGAGGGGAGGACGAGTTGTGATTAACAATGACCTGTACCGGGTTGCTGACCAGcggttttctttaaaacaatgCTTTGCTCGAGTGCTCAGTCTTAcaggctcagaaaaactggttctgcCCATCGTTATTTTTAAAAGGATTTCTGTGCCTTCGAGAGTCCTACATGATGTCACAGCTGATACCCGCCAATAACAACCTCGTATTAGGCTAAAACGTCTTGATGTACAAGCTTTCGAAGCAGGGAAAAGTGTTCATTGAGAATCTCTATGAATAAGACAAGCCAGCTGGTCTTGTTATTATTGGTagtgttttttaattttgcttgaGCTAAGTGAAAATTTGCTTAATTGTCGCTTTTAGTAGCAAATGAAGACATAAAGTTGATCgaagtcatttttttgttttatcatgcGGCAGCTGATGATCTCCTGCCGGTATTTAAATGTGTCattcacagaaaaaaacatgacaagatttcaaagtgaaaatatGTGTGGGCCGCTTATTTCAGTATAAAGCCAGTTCGCTTGTTATTGAAATTTAATCCAAATGTAAGCAAGAATGTCATcttctgtcaaaaaaaaaatgcagctTGCTGTTTATTAACAGCGAAATACAGATCCGGTGATGGCCAGATTTCCTCCAGAAGAATGGCTTCGTAAATTGGTCAAATAACGTGAGAGTTTCCGCGTCATTTTATGGTACAGCGCAAAGGACTATGGCATTACGCTCGTAACTCAAGTTGAGTACTGACGTGTTAGCATTTTTAAACGTAAAGATGAACCTACCTCTGGCAGAAgaatatttatttcaattatATAAAACCAATTGGCAATCCCACGGAGTGCGAAACGAAATGAGATGCATATTATTCAAAGTTTTAATATCATTTCAACGACCAGAGACTGTGCATACTTTTAAttgccatttttttctgtctcaCTTCTGTATATGATTTTTGCCGAAACAGGTGCTCTTAGCTGGTTCGGTTCACATTCATAGTGGAGGTCCAAACATGAAGACAtgtcttttattttgctgttttatGGAAGCTTTGTTCTCAGGTATGTTGTGCTGGAGCAATCCGCGACCATGTTGCAAAGACCTTAAATCAACTTCGACGGCAGAGCTCGCAGATgaatgaaaccaaaattttgaaTAGGTTCGTGAAGATGCCCTCCAAAGCAGATTCGAGCATGCAATGCGCCGGGCCGCATCGAATTCCCCAGCCGTTTTGTTTGCAAGCCTAATTTTCCCGAGGTGCATTGTATTAATTGTTTAAATATATGTGCAGTTTTATTTGTTGAGCAATTGAGGAAAAACAGCTCAAAATAAATCCGCGAAATCCATATTGATAAGGTTGTGGGGAGAACCATCTTGCAAATTCTCATGTTgtaattcatttttcttaacTAAATGTGATTTCCATAGGTAAGAATCATATCGGTCGGATATTTGGAGGTCTTAATTTAACGGAGTTTGCGCTTTtctctgcgaaaaaaaaaattgatatggAAGTTCATTGCGATGCGATAATTGGTAACCAATTGCGGTAAGGGTTGCATGGGCCTGTGTTCAAATAGCACGGAATTTTGGTGTAAAAGATTGTGTGTcgggtgatttttttttaggaacaATGTTTGTCAGGTCGAGGCTGGAGTATTCCTATTTTTCTGCCGATTCGAGGCTGAAATATTCATATAGCGCAGATAgattttattatatatacaGATCTTATACAGGCAAAAGatgcactgaaaaaaatcttAGCCTCGGTTGTATTTTGTGCAATTTCAGCCACGATATTCTTAAAAACTACATTCTcatattaagaaaaaatagtGTATTTAGAAATCCGAGCAGAAAGTGCGGTCCTGAAATGACATCAAAATAGTCAAGCCTTTCTCTTTCCCTGTCGTACTGATAGAATCATTTTCTCAAAGGATCAAAGTTCAATTCTAGGTACCAGATGTTACTCAAGGTGTGAACGTGATTCTGGTGTGATTTCACGGGAGTAATCAAACCGAGTTTGACAATAACGTTACGTGATCGGTCGTAAGTTAGCGTGCGTAGTAAGTGTTTCCGACTAGTTTCGAAGGAAACGAAGATCAAGGATCCAGGTTTAGGTGTTTTGCCGCCTCTTCCCCTTCCTGCACTCGCTTGCTCTCGCCCCATTTTTACCGCGCGTCCGAAACATGCCTTCACTGTTAAACATCACGGAAACGTTGTTGGAATTTTACTGAGCCTCGCTGGTGGCGAGCGCTGTGAATCGTCCAAGTTGAGGCTTATTGTTATCGAATTTTATCCGCTGATAGAAGCAAGGGTGTCACTGAAATTCCGTCGTAGACACTGACCACAAAGCAGTTGCTTAActccaaataaaagaaaatgagtAGGCTGAGCTAGTGTTTTGGcgaagaaaataatgaaggCTAGAAACAAACTGCACGAGCTTGACGTTTCCTTACTCGGCTCAATCAGTAACAAAATAAGTACTGTATATAGAAACCATAATGCATGATACGCTGTCTCGGCTGAAAATGTGGAAGCAGTAAAGCAGATGATTGTGGAAAGataaaatgacttcaaaaattgaattgcTTTGCGGCCTCAAGTTTTGATTGCAAATGTTTCGTTCATTATCAATAATCAATGATGTCTCGGCATTCTGCGCGAAGCAATAGTCTTGACACTGGAGAGATTACTTCGTCAACAAGTCCTTTTAACCTTGGATATCAATTTGCCAATTAGCAAGGTTCTAAATGGATTGCTTTCGCTTAATGACGGTGCTTAGGAAACATATTTTACGAATATGCAAATAACTCGGAAAAAGAGGCGCCATTTTCGCTGCTTGAGGTCCAACGTATAAAGTTCTGATTATTAATCTTGTCGCTTTAAAACCCAGTTTGGAAGGTAGTTTTGTGACGTTAGCACTATTCGGAACCCTTTTCCAGCTGTGACAGCGACATTCACCATTATGACGTGCGGTAGATAGTTGGCCCACCTAGCGTGCTTGTAATTACTTCGATGCGGCCTCAAACACAGGCGTAGCTAGTTTttctacatatatatatttttttatactCTCGTTACATGCGGCATTACGCAGGCGCAAGTCATGAAAGAAAGTGACTTTGCGAGCGAAATCTGCTCAGTCCGTTTTTTTCAAACAGTAACCACGCATTTAAAAACgatccattttgtttctttttcagttgaTGCGGTGCAAGAATTATGCTCTTCGGGACCGACTGAATATACAAATGGCAAGAGTGGAAGAATAGACTGCGACTTTAAAAACTTTGCGAAGCAAAATGTCCGTTGGTACAAGGGCAAGAAGCTTCTCACCAATGGCAGCCAAGGTCTTCGTCAAGTATCTCATCAAGTGAGCGTCGACACTTTTCGTAGCTCTCTTCTCTTTCCCATCTTGCGCTTTGATCACAGTGGATTTTACACGTGCAAACAAGAACCAGCTCCGCCCAACAGCCGCTGTCCAAATGgcaaaattaaggaaatatTTGTCACCTGTAAGTGTTCAAGCATTGCGATGAAAGCAGTAcacgggggggggggggtgggttGTCGTAACCTCGTACCCGGATCTGACTCTTTCTTGCCTTGGCCTTgggagatctgggtacgagattagaAGTATCCCATTAGACTCGTCCTTAACTTTAGCGTTTCGTTTGTACAGCCCCAAGTACTGCCATTTGCCACCTTCTGGAACGTTCGCTCAGATTCAGTTAAAGTGTCTTCCAAATATTCAGGCAAAAATTAGCATTTCCAACTTTCAATTAgatcggatgcaggacctccctgaaaaccggTTTCcagtgagtggagcttccttgGTGGATAtcactaattattattgttgtcaaGCCAAATTGTGACGAAAGACTTTGTAATGCAATTGTGCTTGTTAACTCACGTGATCAGCTACCATGTAAAGGGACACTATTAAATTGCATAAAAATCAATTCTAAGGAGATTGGttcagtaataattaataataatttattacatttatatagcgctatATATAATACTCTATAGCGCTTCACAATCTTGGAAAAGTAAATAGAAGTAAATAAAAGAATAGATATTtacaagaataaaaaaaaaaaaaaaaaaaaagtaaaaatgtaTAGGAAAGAAGAATAAATAagtgaatgaataaaaaaataaaataaaataaaatgcacaTTTTGTATATAACTACTGCAAGTAGGCTTccttaaataaaaatgtatttaGCAATTTCTTAAAAGTGTTAATGTTCGTGCATGTCTTCAGTTCTTTCGGTAAGGTATTCCATAGTTTAGGTCCCCCATAGCCCAGTGATCTTCCTCCAAAGGACTTATGCTTGATGACGGGGATCACCAAGTCATTGTTGCCATCAGCCCTTGTTCTTTTCATAGGTCTCCTCTTTATAAGCTCCTCAAGGTAAGCTGGTGCCAGACCGTTTAACGACTTGAAAATCAATATTAAAACTTTGTAGTGAATACGTTGACGTATAGGTAGCCAGTGAAATTGTTTAAGAACTGGAGTTATGTGTTCATGTTTACCATGTTGAGAGATGAAACGTGCAGAGAGATTCTGAACCCTGGTGAAGTGCTTTAGCGTTGACTCTGGCAGACCATAGAGAATTGCGTTGCAATAATCAAGTTTAGATGTAATCATTGTATGAACTACTGCTTTAGCTGCAGTCTCGTTAATACAGCGTCTGAtcttaaacatatttttcaaCGTGTAGAAGCAGTTCTTTGCAGTATTTCGTACATGTtgtacaccaatatggccactATTACTTTGCTTCCATATGGCTGTCATGACGTCATTAGTATGCACCTTTGACATTTAATTAGGAATTTGTTTCCTGAATGATTTTCTCAGCTTCAGCCGtaatttgtattttccaaATTGTTGACCACAGGTGGTTCCAAGGGGTTCCTGGAGGCGGCGGATAAACGTGTTGTCGTCAAGAAATTCTCTAACGCGACATTAAAATGCTCAGGGATGAGTTGGCAGTACTGCTTTACTGGCCCCGTTTTAACATGGCGTTACAGGAATAAAAGCATAGAAAGCAACGACAAGTACACTGTGAGAGAACGAAAATGGAAATGCCCAAGCTCCGATGAGGAAGAAGTCGATTTTTCTCTGGAGATCTCGAACGTGACGGAAGCAGATTCAGGGGTCTACCAATGTCAGATGAAATGTCAGTTCATGGGAACTTTAAGCGATTCAATCCAAGTGACAAGTTATTTTGAACCAGGCCTAggtaaaatgttttcaaaattgtttcagtaGTGCTTTTTAGCTGGGTTAGATGAGAAAGAAACTTTACTTCGCGTCGTCCCTCTCCATCCACGTGAATTAATGGACCATTCAAGTGGATAAATGGACGACATCATATTGCTGGGGGGTGGAACCTGTAATGGGGTGGCGAGGGAGTATTAATCTCAATTGCTTTATACTACGGAGACAGCACCTTGGCATTATCAGCTATGACATGCTTATGAGGCTTATCAAGGCCGAATCAGCTGTCCGTGACTGTCACACTTAATATCCCCTTATCATCTTAACACTATCTCGCTTTAAACCGTTTTCCGGTGTTACGCAAACGCCCATCGGTAAGTCTGAGTTTTTTAACCGGATGAAACCATGGTTTGCGAAACACATGTTGAATGTTTGTATGACCACTTACACATTCCACGTGAACGCTTTTGGGTTTGGTTCCTAAGATAATTTAAGAGATATTTAATGGGGCTATGTCACGATACTTTTGCTGTTATCTCGTCGAAACTTCACAAATACTATTGCCTTTACTTGTGGGCAATACACTTCTTTGAAAACGAGAAGAAGATTTGTGATGCATTTTTACGGAAATATCTATCTAAGGAAGATTCTGGTCCAAAACCTTGATCAGTTCAGAGTTAGAACTTGAAATAGATGgccaactttttcaagttgttatCCATCTCTATCCATGCCATGCGTGAGGCAATGGGAGACAGTAAActgaacaattatttttaggttgcCATTGATTCAAAGACATCCTTCAGACTTTTACAATAAGACCAAATATCGTGACACAGCCCctttataaaataatgacggcttctttttcattggaaAGACAAGGCGTCTTTAGTCCAATACCACCCGTCAAGTACAAATACGTGCACACCCACCGTACCCCTACTAACTCATTCaatcacataatttatttattcacttatcATCGTTGCACATCGATCTCAGTTTATATCGCACGCGAgtttgtcatcattttctttatttcaggAGAGGAAAAACAGGAAATAACTGCGACAACAGCACAACAGCAACTAACAAGTAAGTCCAGCGGCCGACAGAGCTATTTAAGTCACAGAGAGTTTTGATGTAATTGTCGCACTTACATTATCATAACAATTATCATTTCATCATGGTATGGCCGTCATTTACAGCGGCtgttcaaaataatttccaaATACCGTTGACAGGTGGGCCGCGGGCTACACACCCTTATCccgcagccgccattttggacttGAAATGAGGCTAGACAGGCATAAACAATTTACCTGTGTTTATTCTAAAGATGGCTTTCACTTTCCTTTCTGCTTTCCCCtcgaaaaattaaaataagatCTTTACCACTATCTTACCGTTTGTCATTATTACAGAGAGTTTCGCAACAGTTTTCGCGCCATCTTAGCAATTTTGATGCCTGCCCAGACTCGTTTCAGATCCAAGATGGCGACTGCGTGAAAA
It includes:
- the LOC141881987 gene encoding uncharacterized protein LOC141881987, translated to MKTCLLFCCFMEALFSVDAVQELCSSGPTEYTNGKSGRIDCDFKNFAKQNVRWYKGKKLLTNGSQGLRQVSHQVSVDTFRSSLLFPILRFDHSGFYTCKQEPAPPNSRCPNGKIKEIFVTCGSKGFLEAADKRVVVKKFSNATLKCSGMSWQYCFTGPVLTWRYRNKSIESNDKYTVRERKWKCPSSDEEEVDFSLEISNVTEADSGVYQCQMKCQFMGTLSDSIQVTSYFEPGLGEEKQEITATTAQQQLTSPSGSQVERQWLVPAVCAAVLFVILAVVFALKKRIFLRKRPFQGKSREDVLNNKLFISYSSKDFSWVTENVISLLEKHSIPYSIHNRDFELGRPIVQNMADSVYNSRQVLIVLSNNYLASNFCREELQMALQRGVDTGYSAVTLVTIEKLKKTQLPSALRDKNFLDFEKHQKKQDWEKTLLGVVL